From Penicillium digitatum chromosome 5, complete sequence, one genomic window encodes:
- a CDS encoding 2-oxoacid dehydrogenase acyltransferase → MPSLTLTNPDMILPYEDDRAYKTPSPPQIAYLSHLNSRQSDPNGFMSAPNRQKKNFSRHAWTHDDVNVSRRLSDIGEELSPDRLEGFGDSDEQDLASSSLLHEQVDKDRENAAWSSSNSTISVGSGPASASRDVSEPHNGRDESLVHPEVAKAQATTVVGAAGSSSVPASNAVASAAVEGKGPGEEFSSAILSSEAERILENAKKRLNLMENNLTRARSTTPRTTASPSPSNSGYIQPMGMHHPVGGLYRSISRTDPKNSSLRRLSLVASQDTTNNHHSRVHSETNVPSKSGLSNDNKRIMRSVSAMGASTSSRLHTDNRSFQYAPTRAYLTHRSSVSSTRPPIPVNDQDQQDQTAQSPVSTEDSSPVSPRGLGISSEEGSKSSPDGFSPVYSSFGPPSRAQSQLQVRDLQYQMKGLHIKISSLKVKTQEDNLRRRSLQSLRTPSPLTASDQWYVTALELRDGQSSRGSDSRRDTSSENTRDTSNDVAEDRRRSDQHVAGNTSKHARTWKGNEPAKYADDQSVAETMYEDAEEGDFDGDIDREALNEILREPLDDDLESDMEAFPDVPSHTDATPHEMREDAFDYENFILHSALGNYTQQLRRVSHGSNGSVETTRPTYTLHSRTNSNISESTVATFTTANEGECPDDEDDIDSVMYWDRRFNRELRHGHSHSHSQSHSLRHARSYSHQSSSIKEVEEGDRSETPRGPRYEGGDNTLLNTPHLSSQKFASRSSSATAGSATPTSLVSSLVSTVRAASSTPSVGGINDDDTQMLEELFASLGKVCMDLQAITTSSDPDIKAARVLRRRLDAARRALEGELDS, encoded by the exons aTGCCCTCACTTACTCTAACAAACCCGGACATGATCCTGCCGTACGAAGATGACCGCGCATACAAAACTCCCTCCCCGCCCCAAATCGCTTACTTGTCGCATCTCAACTCTCGCCAATCGGATCCCAATGGCTTTATGTCAGCGCCCAATCGACAGAAGAAAAATTTTTCCCGCCATGCCTGGACACACGACGACGTGAATGTCAGTCGTCGTCTTTCGGATATTGGCGAGGAGCTCTCGCCAGATAGACTGGAGGGCTTCGGCGATTCGGATGAACAAGACCTAGCCAGTTCATCGCTACTGCATGAGCAGGTCGATAAGGACAGGGAAAATGCTGCATGGAGTAGCTCCAATTCCACCATCAGTGTGGGGAGCGGACCCGCTTCTGCTTCTAGGGATGTGTCCGAGCCGCATAACGGACGCGACGAATCCCTCGTTCACCCCGAAGTCGCGAAAGCGCAAGCTACTACCGTCGTCGGAGCTGCAGGGAGTTCTTCTGTACCAGCGAGCAACGCTGTGGCGTCTGCAGCTGTAGAGGGTAAGGGGCCTGGAGAGGAGTTTTCCTCGGCGATACTGAGTAGCGAGGCGGAGAGGATTCTGGAGAATGCGAAGAAACGGCTAAAT CTTATGGAAAACAATCTCACCCGAGCTCGGTCGACGACGCCACGCACCACCGCCTCCCCCTCGCCCTCGAATTCGGGCTATATTCAGCCAATGGGTATGCATCACCCAGTGGGCGGATTGTACCGGTCGATTTCGCGCACGGATCCCAAGAACTCTTCCCTTCGACGGCTGTCGCTTGTTGCATCGCAGGATACGACGAATAATCACCATTCGAGAGTGCACTCTGAGACGAATGTGCCGTCCAAGTCGGGCCTCTCGAATGATAACAAGCGCATCATGCGCTCTGTCAGTGCGATGGGTGCAAGCACTTCGTCCCGTCTTCATACTGACAATCGGTCGTTCCAGTATGCACCCACGAGAGCATATCTGACGCACCGGTCATCGGTCTCTTCCACCCGGCCTCCGATACCTGTGAATGATCAGGACCAACAGGATCAGACGGCGCAGTCACCTGTTTCCACCGAAGACAGTTCGCCGGTCTCGCCGCGTGGCTTGGGCATCTCCTCGGAGGAGGGATCAAAATCAAGCCCGGATGGTTTCAGTCCAGTCTACAGCTCTTTTGGTCCCCCTAGTCGCGCGCAGTCGCAACTGCAGGTGCGTGATCTCCAGTATCAGATGAAGGGGCTTCACATCAAGATCTCTTCTCTCAAGGTCAAGACCCAGGAAGATAATCTTCGCCGGCGTAGCTTGCAAAGTCTGCGCACGCCAAGTCCACTGACGGCCTCTGATCAATGGTATGTGACTGCGCTGGAGCTCAGAGATGGTCAGAGCAGTCGTGGCTCCGATTCCCGACGCGACACCAGCTCTGAAAACACCCGGGATACCTCTAATGATGTAGCGGAAGATCGACGCAGATCCGATCAGCATGTCGCTGGGAACACATCCAAACACGCCCGGACTTGGAAAGGCAATGAGCCTGCTAAATATGCCGATGATCAATCTGTCGCCGAGACGATGTACGAGGATGCCGAAGAAGGTGACTTCGATGGGGACATTGACCGCGAGGCTCTGAATGAGATTTTGCGTGAACCACTTGACGATGACCTCGAGAGCGACATGGAAGCCTTCCCCGATGTGCCATCGCACACGGATGCGACGCCCCACGAGATGCGTGAGGATGCCTTTGACTACGAGAATTTCATCCTACATAGCGCACTGGGCAACTACACCCAGCAACTCCGTCGGGTGAGCCACGGCTCGAACGGGTCAGTCGAGACAACCCGGCCCACATACACGCTACACTCCCGTACAAACAGCAACATTTCCGAGTCGACCGTGGCAACCTTCACAACTGCAAATGAAGGCGAGTGTCCTGATGACGAGGACGACATTGATAGCGTGATGTACTGGGACCGACGATTCAACCGTG AGCTGCGACATGGCCATAGCCATAGCCACTCCCAGTCGCATTCCCTACGTCATGCTCGCAGCTACAGCCACCAATCAAGTTCAATTAAAGAGGTCGAGGAGGGCGATCGTTCCGAAACACCCCGCGGACCACGATACGAAGGCGGCGACAACACCTTACTGAACACACCACATCTTTCCTCTCAGAAATTCGCTAGCCGCTCATCCTCAGCCACGGCCGGCTCTGCAACTCCAACCTCCCTTGTCTCATCCCTTGTCTCGACCGTGCGTGCGGCATCCAGTACCCCCAGTGTAGGTGGTATCAATGATGATGATACACAGATGCTGGAAGAACTCTTTGCCAGCCTTGGTAAGGTCTGTATGGACCTCCAGGCAATCACGACCTCTTCGGATCCAGACATAAAAGCAGCGCGTGTGCTGCGGCGTCGTCTGGATGCTGCGCGGAGAGCGCTAGAAGGAGAACTTGATTCTTGA
- a CDS encoding CPL produces the protein MAGLKRAVDGSEERNGKRSKTKEGSASKSKSVKSSSSSKKDSKKDSKSRKSDKKPSKKVQKEESEDDDDFDIDDVSDEDLDALDALSDDAEMPDVSEEEEKPKSDKKSDTDDEERKEAPKNPNPNPNNNNSRESHIKQKALQQERKAAKPNADTVARSKKLWEQLRRKSHVPLEQRKKLIKELFEIITNRVRDFVFKHDSVRVIQTALKYGNLEQRKLIAHELKGTYKELAQSRYAKFLVGKLIVHGDDETRDLIIPEFYGHVRRLIRHPEGSWILDDIYRTVATKAQKNRLLREWYGPEFVIFQDENDTTSDLAKIIEAHPEKRGPIMNYLRELINQLVQKKSTGFTMLHDAMLQYFLCTKPGSNEANEFIELLKGDEEGDLVKNLAFTKSGSRLMCLTLAYSNAKDRKLLLRFFRDTVKAMAGDVYGHQVILAAYEVVDDTKLSAKSFFPELLNQNEAEEARHEELCYQVNDLTARIAVLYPFAGERVKWLLPEADQTILEEVREVRKETSKKDPATRRLELVKAASPTLLEFIAARASTLLETTFGCQFLSEVLFEADGDKTDALAAVAEAAKSHTEARDTAHAGRLLKSLVQGGRFNPASKSIEKVEPALNFHDVLYEQIKDEVMDWATGANPFVVVALAESEDFEKKSELLKTLKKNKKALERASASVVEKDGKKKPSPTNSGAKLLLSMI, from the exons ATGGCTGGATTGAAGCGTGCAGTTGACGGCAGCGAGGAGCGCAATGGCAAGCGGAGCAAGACCAAGGAAGGCTCCGCgtccaagtccaagtccGTGAAGTCAAGCTCTTCATCCAAGAAGGATTCCAAGAAGGACTCAAAATCCAGGAAGAGTGATAAGAAGCCCTCGAAGAAGGTTCAGAAGGAAGAGTCTGAGGACGACGATGACTTCGATATTGATGATGTCTCAGACGAAGACCTTGATGCCCTTGATGCCCTTTCAGACGATGCTGAGATGCCCGATGTGagcgaggaggaggagaagccCAAATCAGACAAGAAGTCTGATACGGATGATGAAGAGCGGAAAGAGGCCCCAAagaaccccaaccccaaccccaaca ACAACAACTCTCGCGAATCCCACATCAAGCAAAAAGCGCTCCAGCAGGAGCGCAAGGCCGCTAAGCCAAATGCCGATACCGTCGCCCGCTCCAAGAAATTGTGGGAGCAGCTGCGCCGCAAGTCCCACGTGCCTCTGgagcagagaaagaaactCATCAAGGAGCTTTTTGAGATCATCACTAACCGCGTTCGGGACTTCGTGTTCAAGCACGACTCAGTGCGAGTTATTCAGACTGCTCTCAAGTACGGAAACCTCGAGCAGCGCAAGCTGATTGCGCACGAGTTGAAGGGCACTTACAAGGAGCTGGCCCAAAGTCGATATGCCAAGTTCTTGGTTGGAAAGTTGATTGTCCACGGAGATGACGAGACCCGCGATTTAATCATTCCAGAGTTCTACGGCCATGTCAGACGTCTCATCCGCCACCCCGAGGGCTCATGGATTCTTGACGACATCTACCGCACAGTTGCGACCAAAGCACAGAAGAACAGGCTGCTCCGCGAGTGGTACGGTCCCGAGTTTGTCATTTTCCAAGATGAGAATGACACCACTTCCGATCTCGCTAAGATCATCGAGGCCCACCCTGAAAAGCGTGGACCGATCATGAACTACTTGCGCGAGCTGATTAACCAGCTGGTGCAGAAGAAAAGCACTGGATTCACCATGCTTCACGATGCTATGTTGCAATATTTCCTCTGCACGAAACCCGGTAGCAACGAAGCGAACGAGTTTATCGAGCTGCTCAAGGGTGATGAAGAGGGCGACTTGGTCAAGAACTTGGCTTTCACCAAGTCTGGCTCCCGCTTGATGTGTTTGACACTCGCATACTCTAACGCCAAAGACCGCAAACTGCTCCTACGATTCTTCCGCGACACCGTCAAGGCCATGGCTGGTGACGTCTACGGTCACCAGGTTATCCTTGCCGCGTACGAGGTCGTTGATGACACAAAGCTCAGCGCCAAGTCCTTCTTCCCCGAGTTGTTGAACCAGAACGAAGCCGAAGAGGCTCGCCACGAGGAACTCTGCTATCAGGTCAACGACCTGACCGCTCGAATCGCTGTCCTATACCCCTTCGCCGGCGAACGCGTCAAGTGGCTGCTCCCCGAGGCCGACCAGACAATCCTTGAAGAAGTCCGCGAAGTCCGCAAGGAAACCTCCAAGAAAGACCCGGCCACGCGCCGCCTGGAGCTCGTCAAGGCCGCTTCGCCGACACTGCTCGAATTCATCGCTGCCCGCGCCTCTACCCTTCTCGAGACGACCTTTGGTTGCCAGTTCCTCTCCGAGGTGCTGTTCGAAGCCGACGGTGACAAGACCGACGCTCTCGCGGCCGTTGCCGAAGCCGCCAAGTCGCACACTGAAGCTCGCGATACCGCACACGCCGGACGTCTTCTCAAGTCTCTTGTGCAGGGTGGACGATTCAACCCGGCCTCGAAGTCTATCGAGAAGGTGGAGCCTGCGTTGAACTTCCATGATGTTCTGTACGAGCAGATCAAGGATGAGGTCATGGACTGGGCGACGGGGGCTAACCCCTTTGTAGTTGTCGCGCTGGCTGAGTCGGAGGACTTTGAGAAGAAGAGTGAGCTGCTCAAGActctgaagaagaacaagaaggcGCTGGAGCGGGCCTCGGCGTCGGTCGTGGAGAAAGATGGAAAGAAAAAGCCCAGCCCGACTAACAGTGGTGCGAAGTTATTGCTTTCGATGATCTAG
- a CDS encoding pumilio homology domain family member 6: MPPFRNFLGRKSQPNGDPTILDEGHLTPNQRPVPIPIRRSQDEPTEYKLSVVNDSGVYLPPSPPERLSFWRRYPGSNKPVNHRDLVDENEPFSISRESFDSYRRSFDISARSPIIHPDAGPSRTSLDSRFSRLTPSGTHSNSLTKSEITEEEAFEEVGLNDEAKPKKRGFLSRFGDSSNDAQPSGPKSSTSTFGFHIPGRKRGQSAGASELASVKVSPSATAPNGET; encoded by the exons ATGCCTCCATTCCGCAACTTTTTAGGACGTAAGTCCCAACCCAACGGGGATCCCACTATCTTGGATGAGGGCCATCTCACTCCAAATCAACGCCCGGTGCCCATACCGATCCGCAGGAGCCAGGATGAACCCACCGAGTACAAATTGAGTG TGGTCAACGACAGTGGTGTCTATCTTCCG CCTTCTCCCCCCGAGCGGCTGAGTTTCTGGCGCCGGTACCCGGGCTCTAACAAACCCGTCAACCATCGAGATCTCGTTGATGAGAATGAGCCTTTCTCCATCTCTCGCGAGTCCTTTGATTCTTACCGCCGATCATTT GATATCTCTGCGCGCTCACCCATCATCCATCCTGATGCCGGTCCCTCTCGAACTTCTCTTGACTCTCGATTCTCCCGACTAACTCCGTCGGGCACTCACTCCAATAGCCTCACCAAGTCTGAAATCACGGAGGAAGAAGCCTTTGAAGAAGTAGGGTTAAATGACGAGGCGAAACCTAAAAAGAGGGGGTTCCTTTCTAGATTCGGTGACTCTAGTAACGATGCGCAACCATCCGGGCCCAAGTCTTCTACCTCAACCTTCGGTTTCCACATTCCCGGCCGGAAGCGCGGCCAGAGTGCTGGCGCATCAGAACTGGCCTCTGTGAAAGTATCCCCCTCTGCAACTGCGCCCAATGGTGAGACCTGA
- a CDS encoding Zn(II)2Cys6 transcription factor, which translates to MGRKPNQLILEFFHRGPKLEDASNRYQHTCKACGEVFPKGRIDSLTNHLVKKCQAIPLRDRQRVLLRLHELPDLTDGDSNKDSPSGIKGKTSDGGFPNRQNFDGLNVLAEASRQVGASDVTKRGPGYTQSVTAGGKTVIVDPALEAEGFQGHSQGPESKMDGTANVEGTPQSSNAPSIPALPSHTPGENPASMSPPLGHASMSPESTSNARQSQLSMIAASANEMVPQGMSIDSDNLSSDLKLGQWNQQLSTHEQLLFDSLQEHDPSLTAATQRAASYPRPIAMNPNTQAKGFVNEFGNSTKPMKPKVRGRFTAERRREVQDVRKKGACLRCRMLKKPCSGDTPCTTCASVESARLWKHPCLRTRLSDEFELYNANLNSTLAYHDTNSIKNQIKFEHYSGRIEVTHFEESNSFMTFSGLQGHRTSVSALDPQLQALGDDQFSGPSQEVYLLDADSDDIPAKLEMYIKKNASYFYERETSPFMKPTLLLAAELSQGKKDILLERVLELWVATHILVDTELTWKTYYNPTLPPNSLHSLSQPSDEGRLPIEEVSDPESYGLLCSQLRAAMEKRASQLSKFVINDLERRLLQRQKCGWFDTFIVAIILLNCVERTCWLFRSWDNENFSQRWPLDKRPPYYFNQSDRFADILEMLLRMRHIPPKATFRPDNGVLKAVDGSDEHAVRWFDMIQLTPYFIEERKNAVFDPSDSRSLDCHHSANLLEPNNAT; encoded by the exons ATGGGTCGCAAACCCAACCAACTCATCCTTGAGTTCTTCCACCGGGGTCCCAAGCTGGAAGACGCGAGCAATCGCTACCAACATACATGCAAAGCCTGCGGTGAAGTATTTCCAAAGGGTCGCATTGACAGTCTTACCAACCATCTGGTGAAAAAATGTCAGGCAATTCCCCTGCGCGACCGTCAACGCGTATTGTTGCGACTCCACGAACTCCCCGACTTGACCGACGGTGATTCGAATAAAGACTCCCCTTCTGGAATTAAAGGCAAGACTTCCGATGGTGGATTTCCCAATCGACAAAATTTCGACGGTCTCAACGTGTTGGCCGAAGCCTCGCGACAGGTGGGAGCCTCGGACGTGACCAAGCGTGGACCCGGATACACTCAGTCTGTGACAGCTGGAGGCAAGACCGTGATTGTTGACCCTGCACTTGAAGCGGAGGGATTCCAGGGACATTCGCAAGGACCTGAGTCCAAGATGGATGGTACAGCAAATGTCGAGG GAACCCCCCAATCGTCCAACGCTCCTAGTATTCCCGCTCTCCCAAGCCACACTCCGGGCGAGAACCCTGCATCCATGTCTCCACCCCTTGGCCATGCGTCCATGTCGCCTGAATCTACCTCTAATGCGCGCCAGTCACAACTGTCTATGATTGCGGCCTCCGCCAACGAGATGGTCCCTCAAGGAATGTCAATTGACAGTGACAACCTTAGCTCTGATCTGAAGCTGGGCCAATGGAATCAGCAGCTGTCCACACATGAGCAACTTCTGTTCGACAGTCTGCAAGAACATGACCCCTCGTTGACTGCTGCCACCCAGCGGGCGGCATCTTACCCCCGCCCTATTGCGATGAACCCCAATACCCAGGCAAAAGGTTTTGTGAACGAGTTTGGTAACTCAACCAAGCCTATGAAGCCCAAGGTGCGGGGACGTTTCACCGCAGAGCGACGCCGTGAAGTTCAAGACGTGCGGAAGAAGGGTGCATGCCTTCGTTGCCGAATGCTCAAGAAACCC TGCTCTGGCGATACCCCTTGCACAACTTGCGCTAGCGTGGAGAGTGCTCGTCTATGGAAGCACCCGTGCCTGCGCACCCGGCTTTCCGATGAGTTCGAGCTCTACAATGCCA ACCTCAACTCCACACTTGCCTACCATGACACTAACAGCATTAAAAACCAAATCAAGTTTGAACACTACTCCGGTCGCATTGAAGTTACTCACTTCGAGGAGAGCAATTCTTTCATGACCTTCAGTGGGCTACAGGGTCACCGCACTTCAGTTTCTGCACTTGACCCCCAGTTGCAAGCCCTTGGAGATGACCAGTTCTCGGGTCCCTCGCAAGAAGTCTACCTCCTGGACGCGGACTCGGATGACATCCCGGCCAAGTTGGAAATGTACATAAAGAAGAATGCTTCTTACTTCTATGAGCGAGAGACCTCGCCTTTCATGAAGCCCACTTTGCTGCTCGCTGCTGAACTCAGCCAGGGGAAGAAG GATATCCTTCTGGAACGCGTGTTGGAGCTGTGGGTCGCAACCCATATTCTTGTCGACACGGAGCTCACCTGGAAAACTTACTACAACCCTACTCTGCCCCCGAACTCGTTGCACTCTCTTTCTCAGCCATCGGATGAGGGCCGTTTGCCCATCGAGGAGGTGTCTGACCCAGAATCATACGGACTTCTCTGCAGTCAGCTGCGCGCCGCTATGGAGAAGCGTGCCTCGCAGCTGAGTAAGTTTGTCATCAATGATTTGGAACGTCGACTCCTTCAGCGCCAGAAGTGTGGCTGGTTCGATACTTTCATTGTGGCTATTATCCTTCTGAACTGCGTAGAGCGCACCTGCTGGCTATTCCGCTCATGGGACAACGAGAACTTTTCTCAGCGC TGGCCCCTCGACAAGCGTCCTCCCTACTACTTCAATCAGTCTGACCGCTTCGCCGACATCCTGGAGATGCTCTTGCGCATGCGCCACATTCCTCCCAAGGCCACTTTCCGCCCGGACAATGGTGTCCTGAAGGCAGTCGACGGTAGCGACGAGCACGCCGTTCGCTGGTTTGATATGATTCAACTGACTC CCTACTTCATTGAAGAACGCAAGAACGCCGTCTTCGATCCGTCCGACTCGCGCTCACTGGATTGCCACCACAGTGCCAATCTTCTTGAGCCTAACAACGCCACTTAG
- a CDS encoding DNA polymerase family X, whose product MKDQFPTKKSFFEALDRLDDQDDQDEEDKSWGGLMFPANKELDKPNPNKVALSSECIPPPRINLDPIPSCGPQRKRISPVAVLKPTPTERPRTSGATHTIKNGRPPQKKRKTNSAKIIPDNQQIFKGLIFFFFPNNDISPFRRLRIQRAQDYGARWCRNWASDITHVIMDKGLLSSDLLSYLKLEYLPTNVALVNESYPSECIQFRSVLDASHLRFRVNGIPTTAEKEKSPVVEPPPDSLPLKPSRREKNQSPELHLSPVEEPMPNLLPNDFPENVTESVPHAVIFESVQENATEEACGRGDRERDALDEIIDEAKATSHLPLDPVEFSIDESAADTSDIETSSSEEELSWKPRKTSTGEGEAKDKEESDWTKGFACMQKFDPDTKFGNPNNRTIEVLQQMLEYYTQTADQWRVMAYRKAINVLRKQPNKIATRAQARAIPGIGERLADKIEEIVLTNRLRRLENATHTPEDLIIKEFLGVYGAGLPQASKWVAQGYRSLKDLLEMAPLTKQQRIGVERHSDFAQRIPRKEVEAHGAIVRKVVQTVDRDMQVIIGGSYRRGALTCGDVDCLITKPGASLEQIRTMMLGLVVPILFNSGFLQASLAISTHQDGSKWHGASALPGTTLWRRIDLLFVPDAEIGAALIYFTGNDMFNRSMRLLARKKGMCLNQKGLYGDVLRNQQVKLNGGRLVEGRDERRIFAVLGVPWRPPEHRRLLLPSEVNSLGLQVPSDCTDQLGGTHWPF is encoded by the exons ATGAAGGATCAATTTCCGACTAAAAAGAGCTTTTTTGAGGCTCTTGACCGGCTGGATGatcaagatgatcaagatgaagaggatAAGAGTTGGGGAGGTCTCATGTTCCCTGCAAACAAAGAACTTGACAAACCCAATCCAAACAAAGTCGCTCTTTCCTCGGAGTGTATCCCACCGCCTCGAATAAATTTGGACCCTATACCTTCATGTGGCCCTCAAAGAAAGAGAATTAGTCCGGTCGCTGTCCTCAAACCTACTCCTACGGAGCGCCCTAGGACGAGTGGAGCTACGCATACCATCAAGAACGGACGACCTCctcaaaagaaaagaaagaccaACAGTGCTAAGATAATCCCAGATAACCAGCAGATTTTCAAGGGATTGATCTTCT TCTTCTTTCCAAACAACGATATATCGCCATTTCGACGCTTGCGCATTCAACGAGCGCAAGATTATGGCGCACGATGGTGTCGAAATTGGGCATCCGATATTACTCATGTGATCATGGACAAAGGCTTGCTATCAAGCGATCTGCTTAGCTACCTCAAACTTGAATATCTGCCA ACGAATGTTGCTCTTGTCAATGAATCTTACCCATCCGAATGTATTCAGTTTCGTTCGGTTCTTGATGCCTCACACCTGCGCTTTCGTGTCAATGGAATCCCAACGACCGCCGAGAAGGAGAAGTCTCCAGTGGTAGAACCCCCTCCTGACTCTCTTCCATTGAAACCATCGCGGCGGGAGAAAAACCAGTCCCCAGAGCTTCATTTGTCTCCGGTCGAGGAACCGATGCCAAACCTATTGCCAAATGATTTTCCAGAAAACGTCACTGAAAGTGTGCCCCACGCCGTGATTTTCGAATCGGTTCAAGAAAATGCAACCGAAGAAGCGTgtggaagaggagatcgGGAGCGGGATGCACTGGATGAAATAATAGATGAAGCTAAGGCCACAAGTCATCTG CCTCTAGATCCAGTTGAATTTTCCATTGACGAATCTGCCGCTGATACTTCCGATATCGAAACATCGAGCTCTGAGGAGGAATTAAGTTGGAAACCGCGAAAAACATCCACAGGAGAAGGCGAAGCcaaagacaaagaagaaTCTGACTGGACCAAAGGTTTTGCCTGCATGCAGAAGTTCGATCCGGACACGAAATTTGGCAACCCAAATAATAGAACCATCGAGGTACTACAGCAAATGCTGGAATACTACACGCAGACTGCAGACCAGTGGCGTGTTATGGCCTATCGTAAAGCAATCAACGTTTTGCGAAAGCAACCGAACAAGATTGCTACACGAGCACAGGCTCGGGCTATCCCTGGTATTGGAGAGCGGTTAGCTGACAAAATCGAAGAGATTGTCTTGACTAACCGCCTTCGTCGTCTCGAAAATGCCACCCATACCCCAGAAGACTTGATAATTAAAGAATTTCTTGGTGTATATGGTGCTGGCCTTCCCCAGGCCTCCAAATGGGTTGCGCAGGGCTATAGATCTCTGAAGGATTTATTGGAAATGGCTCCATTGACCAAGCAGCAGCGTATTGGGGTGGAACGCCATAGCGACTTTGCGCAACGAATCCCCCGCAAGGAGGTCGAAGCCCACGGGGCGATCGTGCGAAAGGTGGTGCAGACTGTGGACAGGGATATGCAGGTGATCATCGGGGGCTCTTACCGCCGCGGAGCACTCACATGCGGGGACGTGGACTGTCTGATCACCAAACCTGGTGCCTCGCTGGAGCAAATCCGCACTATGATGCTCGGCCTTGTTGTCCCTATATTGTTCAATAGTGGCTTTCTGCAGGCCAGCCTTGCCATCTCGACGCATCAGGATGGATCTAAGTGGCACGGCGCATCAGCCCTACCTGGCACCACCTTATGGCGTCGGATAGATTTGCTGTTCGTTCCCGATGCGGAGATCGGGGCGGCGTTGATATACTTCACAGGGAATGATATGTTCAACCGGAGCATGAGATTGCTAGCACGCAAGAAAGGCATGTGCTTGAACCAAAAAGGTCTTTATGGGGATGTTCTTCGGAACCAGCAGGTGAAACTGAATGGGGGCCGGCTGGTTGAGGGCCGGGATGAGCGTCGGATTTTTGCTGTGTTGGGTGTGCCCTGGCGGCCTCCCGAGCATCGG AGGCTACTGCTTCCATCTGAGGTTAACAGCCTGGGCCTCCAGGTCCCCAGCGACTGC ACGGATCAGCTTGGCGGGACACACTGGCCATTCTGA
- a CDS encoding F1F0 ATP synthase assembly protein Atp10, putative — MWKSTLPALLGDLPFMQTGRCLSCQFRNPATLSRLRTKPLYLRQYSSKPVEPIDTKDLAPVKRNIKKEAHRLSTAIEFKQNQPQDGPQPSDADFVPPSLDRPIGSPQAPLEGQNTGIDSRSMRQRRDDFTNYDRHIKRRKELTKQVAKPYFREWSNLRFAEGKTFFANPRLFKADRALYFPNMHGVTLASPKDPRNTTTQLRGSISVVNLFSSVWAESQVATFTGPEQNPGLVEAMASGGRLVQRIDINLEENRLKAFLVKTFMWRMRQKLAKEQHSRYFLVQKGFDQALKETIGMMNSKVGYVYLVDSECRIRWAGSGPAEKSELDGLNAGLRKLIEEKKTILRAQDPSRKY, encoded by the exons ATGTGGAAATCCACCCTCCCCGCCTTGCTCGGCGACCTACCCTTCATGCAAACTGGCCGTTGTCTCAGCTGCCAATTCCGCAACCCAGCAACTCTCTCCCGGCTACGGACCAAACCCTTATATTTGCGCCAATATTCCAGCAAGCCCGTGGAACCCATCGACACAAAAGATCTCGCCCCCGTAAAACGAAATATAAAAAAGGAGGCACATCGCCTATCGACTGCCATCGAATTCAAACAGAACCAGCCCCAGGATGGACCTCAGCCCAGCGACGCAGACTTCGTTCCTCCAAGCCTAGACCGGCCCATCGGTAGTCCGCAAGCGCCATTAGAAGGACAGAACACAGGCATTGACTCGCGGTCGATGCGCCAGCGGCGCGACGACTTCACCAACTATGATCGGCACATCAAGCGACGCAAGGAATT GACAAAACAAGTCGCCAAGCCGTACTTCCGCGAATGGTCCAATCTGCGCTTCGCCGAGGGCAAGACCTTTTTCGCGAACCCGCGGCTATTCAAAGCTGACAGAGCCCTTTACTTCCCGAACATGCACGGCGTAACACTGGCATCACCCAAGGATCCCCGGAACACGACGACGCAGCTGCGCGGCAGCATCTCCGTCGTAAATTTGTTTTCAAGTGTGTGGGCCGAGAGCCAAGTTGCGACATTTACGGGGCCAGAACAGAATCCAGGACTTGTGGAGGCGATGGCCAGCGGTGGAAGATTGGTGCAGAGGATAGATATCAACCTCGAGGAGAACCGATTGAAGGCGTTCCTGGTGAAGACGTTCATGTGGCGGATGCGGCAGAAATTAGCCAAGGAGCAGCATTCACGCTATTTCCTTGTGCAGAAGGGTTTCGATCAGGCACTCAAAGAGACAATTGGTATGATGAATTCCAAGGTCGGTTATGTCTACCTGGTTGATTCCGAGTGTCGCATTCGCTGGGCCGGGAGTGGACCGGCTGAAAAGTCTGAGTTAGATGGACTTAATGCTGGTTTGCGGAAGCTCattgaggagaagaagaccatCCTCCGGGCGCAGGACCCGTCTCGCAAGTATTGA